In the genome of Candidatus Obscuribacterales bacterium, one region contains:
- the rplY gene encoding 50S ribosomal protein L25: protein MELTFDCTKRTTDLNPRAMRREGLLPAALYGHDGVNSVDLMLNMKDAELLVRKVKGKRTPVQLNVTDMPWSGKVFVQEVQSHPWRGSLYHVSFFASEE, encoded by the coding sequence ATGGAACTTACGTTTGACTGTACGAAGCGCACTACTGATCTCAATCCTCGGGCGATGCGTCGGGAAGGACTCCTCCCCGCAGCTCTTTACGGCCATGATGGCGTCAACTCCGTTGATCTGATGCTGAACATGAAAGATGCTGAACTTTTGGTGCGTAAGGTGAAGGGGAAGCGGACCCCTGTTCAGCTCAATGTGACGGACATGCCTTGGAGCGGCAAGGTGTTTGTTCAAGAAGTCCAGTCTCATCCTTGGCGAGGATCGCTCTACCACGTTAGCTTCTTTGCTAGCGAAGAGTAG